The Cytobacillus firmus genome segment GTTCATTGACACTGTCTATTTTATTACAATATCCCCTTAATCCGCTTCTTCAAACACCAAATCATTGCTTCTGAGAGTCATCAGATCATGTTTATCATAGCTGTTTTGCATTAATAGACGCATGGCCTGTGCCCTGATTGATTTTTCAAGGATGTTTCGGATGTAGCGCCCGTTCGAAAAGCTGTTAGGGCTGAGATTGGTTTTTACAAAATGCAAGTGCTCCCTCAGCTTCTTTTCGGATTCATGACTTAAAGTATACTCCCTTTCCTTTAGCATCCTTTGCCCAATTTCCATCAGCTGCTCTATCGAGTAATCAGGGAAGTCAACAACAAGTGGAAAACGTGAATGAAGACCCGGATTCAGCGTCAGGAAATGATTCATTTCTCTGGAATAGCCTGCCAGAATCAGAATAAAATCATGCTGGCGGTCTTCCATATGCTTGACGAGGGTGTCAATGGCTTCCTTGCCAAAGTCTTTTTCTCCGCCTCTGCCTAATGAGTACGCTTCATCGATAAAAAGAATCCCGCCAATCGCTTTTTTTACCAGATCCCTTGTCTTTTGGGCGGTATGGCCAATGTATTCACCTACAAGGTCGGCCCGCTCTGCTTCAATCAAATGTCCTTTTGACAGCACATTCATTTTTTGAAAAAGCTTGCCTATTAATCGGGCAACCGTTGTTTTACCTGTGCCGGGATTACCCTTAAACATCATATGCAATGCTTGCTTTCCAGCTTTGAGACCGGCTTCTTCCCGCTTTTTATTCACATAAATCCAGGCATAAATCTCCTTGATCATTTTCTTCATTTCTTCCATTCCTACAAGAGCGCCAAGTTCTTCTTCAATTTCTTTGAGAGCTGTATGCTCAGCCGGAATGGCTTTTGGAGCCGCTTGGGATTCGGGAAGCTCTTTTGTGTATGTTTTACGCTTTTGTGAATTGAGCACGATGCTGATCTGTCCATTATTTTTCAGGCGAATCGGCTGGTCCAAAAGCTATCACCTCACATTCTTAGCACAGTATACACAAAGAAGTAATCGTTGTGACAAAAGCCTATATGATCCCCGATAATACGGTTATTAGGCTAAAATACGACAAGGTCCTGCCGTTTTCAACAAGAGTCAACGCAGGAGTGTCGGTTCATGCGGTTTCCCGAGAAATAACGGGTTTTTCTCCGCTTTAGAGAGTGCGGATAACTGACAGTATTCTGCCAGTTCATAAGGAACAAGCCCACCAACTCTTATCCACATTAAATTCTCATATCTATATGTATTCAGCCATCATCCATTTCATTAAAAATATTTGTCTTTGCATAAGAAAATAGCCCGCTTCAGTCGAAGCGGGCTTTTCTTCCAGTTTTATATTATTGCTGGTTTTCCATATCCAGCTGAACATTGCGCTGTGGAACGAAGGTAGAAATGGCATGCTTATAAACAAGCTGCTGTTTCCCTTCTGATTCGAATAATACTGTAAAATTATCAAAGCCTTTGATTTGGCCTCTAATCTGGAATCCATTCAACAAAAATACAGTACAATTAATATTATCCTTGCGTAGCTGGTTAAGTACCTGATCTTGAATATTGATTGCTGATTTCATAATAATCCTCCTCTTTTATCTCTATCATTATGTATTCGATTTTATTTTCAGCTTTCCTTCAATATGAGCAGAAATTTCAGCGAATTTTTTTTCAAACTCATGGGGATCAACTGAATCGGACATATCAAACCATTCCACATTCATCTTGTTTCGAAACCATGTCAGCTGTCTTTTTGCATATCTTCTTGAATTTTGCTTCAGATTTTCTACAGCATCCTCCAATGAAACACGCCCATTAAAGTATTCATACAGCTCTTTATAACCGATGGCCTGAATGGACTGGCAATCCATTAATCCATGATCATAAAGAGATCGCACCTCTTTAAGCAAGCCCTCCTCCATCATGATGTCGACTCTCTGATTGATGCGGTCATATAAGGTTTCCCGATCCATTGTTAACCCAATCAGTGCCACATCATAAAGCAGTTCCGGGTTTTGTTTTTCCTGATACTGAGACATTGTCTTTCCTGTGCAATGGTAAATTTCCAACGCCCTGATCACTCTTCGAATGTTATTGGGGTGAATTTTTTCCGCGCTTTCAGGGTCTATGTCCAAAAGCTCCTCATAAAGAACAGTGTTCCCTTCCCTTTCAGCGCGTTCCTCCAAGATTTTTCTGAATTCCTCATCTGAAGGCGCATCTGAAAATTGGTAATCATAAATAACAGATTGAATATACAATCCCGTCCCGCCAACAATCATTGGAAGTTTGCCTCTGGAGGTGATCTCTGCGATTTTGCTTCGTACCAGTTCCTGGAATTCAGCTGCCGAAAATGGCTCTTCAGGATTTTTGATGTCAATTAGATGATGCGGAATCCCTTCCATTTCTTCTTCTTTAATCTTTGCCGTTCCGATGTCCATGCTTTTATATATTTGCATTGAATCTCCGCTGATGATCTCGGCATTAAATCTTTTTGCCAGAAGAATGCTTAATTTTGTTTTCCCAACAGCTGTAGGGCCAATCAGCACTGCAAGCTTTTCTTTTTCACTCATCTGTTCACTGCCTTTACTGCCATTCTAATTTTCCCCTGCCATATGGCAGGGAAATTTTTCAGGTACCATCTTACCATTCTTTTCATAAAAAAAGAACATTTATGCATTATGAACAAGTTTCATGTTTCCTATTCGACAAGTTTCCTAAAATTTTCTTATAAAATTACATTTTATTAACGATTCTATAACAAACAAAGGCTAACCCCCAAAATCGTGTTAATTTATTAGAAGGTTATATTGTGACAATATAAATTTGAAAATAGGTGAAGAATTCATGTTAAATACATCTGAAATTGGAATAGACTTAGGGACTGCTAATATCCTTGTATACAGCAAAACCAAAGGCATTATCCTTAATGAACCTTCTGTAGTAGCAATTGATACAGAAACGAAAAAAGTGTTAGCTGTCGGTAAAGAAGCAAAAGAAATGATCGGGAAAACACCTGGCCGCATCGTTGCCATCCGGCCTCTTAAAGACGGGGTTATTGCCGACTATGACACAACAACGGAAATGCTTCGCCAGGTTATGCGAAAAGCATCGAAAAAAGTCGGATTCGCTATCAGAAAGCCGAATGTCGTTGTATGTACCCCTTCTGGTTCAACAAGTGTTGAAAGAAGAGCCATCCATGATGCTGTCCGCCATGCGGGAGCGAAGAAGGTACATCTGATCGAAGAACCTGTTGCAGCAGCAATTGGTTCAGGCATGCCTGTCGATGAGCCTGTCGCGAACGTAGTCGTTGATATTGGCGGCGGCTCAACAGAAGTTGCCATCATCTCTTTTGGCGGAGTTGTTGCCTGCAATTCAATCCGCATTGGCGGGGACAGACTTGACGATGATATCATTCAATATGTACGTAAAGAATACAACGTCCTTATTGGTGAAAGAACAGCCGAGCATATTAAAATGGAAATCGGCTACGCGCTGATTGACCATGAAGAACTTACAATGGAAGTGCGCGGCCGCGACCTTGTTACCGGCCTGCCGAAGACTATTACACTGTCTTCCTATGAAATCCGTGATGCAATCAAAGAATCATTGCTTCATATTCTTGAAGCAATCCGTGCAACCTTAGAGGACAGCCCGGCCGAACTTAGCGGAGATATCGTAGACCGCGGGGTAATCCTTTCCGGCGGCGGTGCCCTCTTAAACGGCATGCAGGAATGGCTTTCACATGAGATTGTTGTGCCTGTTCACCTTGCCCCTAGCCCGCTTGAATCTGTGGCAGTCGGAACAGGAAAAGCGCTGCAATTTATTGATAAGCTGCATACAGCGGTAAGATAACCTATAAGAAAAGCATTCATTTTGCGGAATGGATGCTTTTTTGTTACGTATAGTGACGATTTGAACCACTTATGGTTTCTTATGAGCGAAAAACAATTTTATGGGTAATACATTTAGTTTACATAACATAATTATTGTCTATAAAAACGCTGAACCAATCTGATTCAGCGTCATCTCTTTCTACATTACCCTCTTAAACATTTTCTCCATTTCATAAGTGGAGTAATGAATAATGATAGGCCGTCCATGCGGGCATGTGAAGGGATCGGAGGAGCTCCGCAATTCATCAAGC includes the following:
- the mreBH gene encoding rod-share determining protein MreBH — encoded protein: MLNTSEIGIDLGTANILVYSKTKGIILNEPSVVAIDTETKKVLAVGKEAKEMIGKTPGRIVAIRPLKDGVIADYDTTTEMLRQVMRKASKKVGFAIRKPNVVVCTPSGSTSVERRAIHDAVRHAGAKKVHLIEEPVAAAIGSGMPVDEPVANVVVDIGGGSTEVAIISFGGVVACNSIRIGGDRLDDDIIQYVRKEYNVLIGERTAEHIKMEIGYALIDHEELTMEVRGRDLVTGLPKTITLSSYEIRDAIKESLLHILEAIRATLEDSPAELSGDIVDRGVILSGGGALLNGMQEWLSHEIVVPVHLAPSPLESVAVGTGKALQFIDKLHTAVR
- the spoVK gene encoding stage V sporulation protein K, encoding MDQPIRLKNNGQISIVLNSQKRKTYTKELPESQAAPKAIPAEHTALKEIEEELGALVGMEEMKKMIKEIYAWIYVNKKREEAGLKAGKQALHMMFKGNPGTGKTTVARLIGKLFQKMNVLSKGHLIEAERADLVGEYIGHTAQKTRDLVKKAIGGILFIDEAYSLGRGGEKDFGKEAIDTLVKHMEDRQHDFILILAGYSREMNHFLTLNPGLHSRFPLVVDFPDYSIEQLMEIGQRMLKEREYTLSHESEKKLREHLHFVKTNLSPNSFSNGRYIRNILEKSIRAQAMRLLMQNSYDKHDLMTLRSNDLVFEEAD
- the hfq gene encoding RNA chaperone Hfq; protein product: MKSAINIQDQVLNQLRKDNINCTVFLLNGFQIRGQIKGFDNFTVLFESEGKQQLVYKHAISTFVPQRNVQLDMENQQ
- the miaA gene encoding tRNA (adenosine(37)-N6)-dimethylallyltransferase MiaA is translated as MSEKEKLAVLIGPTAVGKTKLSILLAKRFNAEIISGDSMQIYKSMDIGTAKIKEEEMEGIPHHLIDIKNPEEPFSAAEFQELVRSKIAEITSRGKLPMIVGGTGLYIQSVIYDYQFSDAPSDEEFRKILEERAEREGNTVLYEELLDIDPESAEKIHPNNIRRVIRALEIYHCTGKTMSQYQEKQNPELLYDVALIGLTMDRETLYDRINQRVDIMMEEGLLKEVRSLYDHGLMDCQSIQAIGYKELYEYFNGRVSLEDAVENLKQNSRRYAKRQLTWFRNKMNVEWFDMSDSVDPHEFEKKFAEISAHIEGKLKIKSNT